Proteins encoded in a region of the Populus nigra chromosome 3, ddPopNigr1.1, whole genome shotgun sequence genome:
- the LOC133688581 gene encoding protein C2-DOMAIN ABA-RELATED 11-like produces the protein MGEQLGLLKVTVVLGRRLVIRDFKTSDPYVVLKLGNQTAKTKVINSCLNPVWNEELSFSLREPVGVLSLEVFDKDRFKADDKMGHAHLNLQPIASAARLKQFAKVSSGETILRKVVPDTDNCLARESSISCINGEVVQSVWLRLCAVESGEIELKIKLIDPPVASSK, from the exons ATGGGGGAGCAGTTAGGATTGCTAAAAGTTACAGTTGTACTAGGGAGAAGATTGGTTATTAGGGATTTCAAGACTAGCGATCCTTATGTAGTACTCAAGCTGGGCAATCAG ACAGCAAAGACCAAGGTTATTAATAGTTGTCTTAATCCAGTTTGGAATGAAGAGCTAAGTTTCTCACTCAGAGAACCTGTTGGAGTTCTAAGTTTG GAAGTATTTGATAAAGACCGTTTCAAGGCAGATGACAAGATGGGACATGCTCACCTCAACCTACAACCAATTGCATCTGCAGCTAGATTGAAGCAGTTTGCAAAGGTTTCTTCAGGCGAGACAATTTTAAGGAAGGTTGTTCCTGATACTGACAATTGTCTTGCTCGTGAAAGCTCAATTAGTTGCATAAATGGTGAAGTGGTGCAGAGTGTTTGGTTGAGGCTCTGTGCAGTTGAGTCCGGGGAGATAGAACTAAAGATCAAGTTAATTGATCCTCCTGTTGCTTCTTCAAAGTAG
- the LOC133689127 gene encoding DNA oxidative demethylase ALKBH2: protein MYFNKFKKPENEEVKEESGRGKQSIDLGNGSEVVYIQRFIGFEKSWEFFDYLNKHIPWIRPTIRVFGRQCLQPRDTCYVASPGLPELVYSGYKPHANSWDDFPPIKDLLDMVLEALPGSKFNSLLLNKYKGGNDNVGWHADDEKLYGPTPEIASVSFGCEREFLLKKRPMKSSQERRLDDEPTSKRLKKSSRFDQHSFILKHGSLLVMKGYTQRDWLHSVPKRAKAEATRINLTFRHVVV from the exons ATGTACTTCAACAAGTTTAAGAAACCTGAAAACGAAGAGGTCAAAGAAGAAAGTGGAAGGGGTAAACAAAGCATCGATCTTGGAAATGGTAGTGAAGTTGTTTACATTCAAAGGTTTATAGGATTTGAGAAATCGTGGGAATTCTTTGATTATCTCAACAAACATATCCCTTGGATTCGACCCACCATTCGTGTCTTCGGTCGGCAATGCCTCCAG CCTAGAGATACATGTTATGTTGCAAGTCCAGGATTGCCAGAATTAGTGTACAGTGGATACAAGCCACATGCCAACTCTTGGGATGATTTCCCTCCAATCAAGGACCTCTTGGATATG GTCCTTGAAGCTCTTCCTGGGAGTAAATTTAACAGCCTGCTCTTGAATAAGTATAAAGGTGGCAATGACAATGTTGGTTGGCATGCTGATGATGAGAAGCTTTATGGACCTACTCCTGAAATTGCTTCGGTTTCCTTTGGATGTGAACGTGAATTCTTGTTGAAGAAGAGACCTATGAAATCATCCCAAG AAAGAAGATTGGATGATGAACCTACTAGCAAGAGACTAAAGAAGAGCAGCCGTTTTGATCAGCATTCATTCATATTGAAGCATGGATCACTATTGGTGATGAAAGGTTACACGCAAAGGGATTGGCTTCACTCAGTGCCTAAGCGTGCAAAAGCAGAGGCTACTCGGATTAACCTTACATTCCGGCATGTTGTTGTCTGA